Proteins encoded within one genomic window of Dyadobacter chenhuakuii:
- a CDS encoding 2-phosphosulfolactate phosphatase yields MKQLDVCLTPDLLHLHKLDNSIVVVADVFRATSCMVTGLAYGVKSITPVASIEECKLLQDKGFIAAAERDARKVEGFDLDNSPFSYMNERLIGSQIAMTTTNGTLSIAKAKASAVKVMIGSFLNLGALTNHLRSEPYDILVLCAGWKGRPNLEDTLFAGALADALKDQFMLLEDGTLMAQRLYDQSRNNLLASVSNSSHVRRLQRLGIQKDISYCLQKDLYDVVPVLRGSTLVAMN; encoded by the coding sequence ATGAAACAACTTGATGTTTGCCTTACACCCGACCTGCTTCATTTACACAAACTGGATAATTCAATTGTAGTTGTAGCAGACGTTTTCAGGGCTACTTCGTGCATGGTTACCGGCCTCGCTTATGGTGTCAAGAGCATTACGCCTGTTGCCAGTATTGAAGAATGTAAATTGTTACAGGATAAGGGTTTCATTGCAGCTGCGGAACGCGACGCACGGAAAGTAGAAGGTTTTGATCTGGACAATTCGCCTTTCAGTTATATGAATGAGCGGCTGATCGGCTCGCAGATCGCAATGACAACCACAAACGGAACGTTATCAATCGCTAAGGCAAAGGCATCGGCAGTGAAAGTAATGATCGGATCGTTCCTGAACCTGGGTGCATTGACGAATCATTTGCGTTCGGAGCCTTATGACATCCTGGTGCTTTGCGCAGGCTGGAAAGGACGGCCCAACCTGGAAGATACATTGTTTGCAGGTGCGCTTGCCGACGCGCTGAAAGACCAGTTTATGCTTTTGGAAGATGGCACATTGATGGCGCAGCGACTTTACGACCAGAGCCGTAACAACTTACTGGCCAGCGTTTCCAATTCATCCCACGTGCGCAGGCTGCAGCGTTTGGGAATCCAGAAAGATATATCTTATTGCTTGCAAAAAGACCTTTATGATGTTGTGCCTGTTTTGCGCGGAAGCACTTTGGTAGCAATGAATTAA
- the gcvT gene encoding glycine cleavage system aminomethyltransferase GcvT encodes MKTVPLHQVHIDLGAKMVPFAGFEMPVRYSSDLDEHHTVRNNVGVFDVSHMGEFSIKGPKALDLIQKVTSNDAAALFDGKVQYSYLPNGKGGVVDDLLVYRIKEDEYFLVVNASNIEKDWNWIQSHNAEGVTMENLSDDLCLFAVQGPNATPTLQKLTAVDLSAMDYYTFKIGEMAGIPDVIISATGYTGAGGFEIYVKNADAVNMWKAIFAAGAEFGIKPVGLGARDTLRLEKGFCLYGNDIDDNTSPLEAGLGWVTKFTKDFIDAKELKEQKEAGLQKKLVGFEMIDRGIPRGHYELCDESGTRLGEVTSGTQSPTLQKGIGLGYVPAAFAKPETEIFVKVRDRLLKAKVVKLPFVKN; translated from the coding sequence ATGAAAACTGTCCCATTACACCAGGTCCATATTGATTTGGGTGCCAAAATGGTCCCATTTGCAGGTTTTGAAATGCCTGTGCGTTATTCCTCGGATCTGGATGAACACCACACTGTAAGAAATAACGTCGGCGTATTTGATGTGTCCCATATGGGCGAATTCAGCATTAAGGGGCCGAAGGCTTTGGATTTGATACAAAAAGTTACGTCCAACGATGCTGCTGCTTTGTTTGATGGAAAAGTGCAGTACAGTTATTTGCCTAATGGAAAAGGCGGTGTGGTCGACGATTTATTGGTTTACAGAATAAAAGAAGACGAATATTTCCTGGTTGTGAACGCGTCCAACATTGAAAAGGACTGGAACTGGATCCAAAGCCACAATGCAGAAGGCGTTACGATGGAAAATCTTTCCGATGACTTGTGCCTGTTTGCAGTCCAGGGGCCGAATGCGACGCCAACTTTGCAAAAGCTTACTGCGGTAGATCTGAGTGCAATGGATTATTATACATTCAAAATCGGTGAAATGGCTGGGATTCCGGATGTGATCATCTCGGCAACAGGTTACACCGGTGCAGGCGGATTTGAAATATATGTTAAAAACGCCGACGCAGTAAACATGTGGAAAGCCATATTTGCGGCCGGAGCGGAATTTGGAATAAAACCTGTGGGACTAGGCGCCCGTGATACATTGCGACTTGAAAAAGGCTTCTGCCTTTACGGAAACGACATTGACGATAACACTTCACCGCTGGAAGCTGGCTTAGGCTGGGTTACCAAATTCACCAAAGACTTTATCGACGCAAAGGAATTGAAAGAGCAGAAAGAAGCGGGTTTGCAGAAAAAACTGGTGGGCTTTGAAATGATCGACCGGGGAATCCCACGCGGACATTATGAGCTTTGCGATGAATCCGGCACCAGATTGGGCGAAGTGACTTCGGGAACACAATCACCCACATTACAAAAAGGAATTGGCCTGGGCTACGTCCCAGCCGCATTTGCCAAGCCTGAAACGGAAATTTTCGTAAAAGTGCGCGACAGGTTGTTGAAAGCCAAAGTTGTCAAACTGCCTTTTGTAAAAAACTAA
- a CDS encoding lysylphosphatidylglycerol synthase transmembrane domain-containing protein — MKSALRYIISLALAGGLIWFVFKDINFAEMLDRFAKSDWRWIALSCFLLLCAHVTRAWRWGMLMEPLGHKPGLFNSSISVLTGYFANYIVPRMGEVTRCGTLYRLERIPVNLSFGTVVAERIFDVLILLIMIGLNFILEFDRLSKFFTDFFQSKVSGGEGGSTGTGILAGILVTGMVVVVAAGIAVYKNVALRDRLQQNALIQKIVTFAKGMLDGFLSIRKLKNPGLFILSTIGIWVFYYFVSYVLFFCIPETSNLGPLAGLTLLVVGAIGMTAPTQGGIGAYHLLVGNVMILYGLSQNDGITLATFIHGAQMIFMLIIGALAFLYVLVQNKKSVSENNQVAIEN, encoded by the coding sequence ATGAAAAGCGCTTTACGTTACATCATTTCGCTTGCGCTGGCAGGCGGCCTGATCTGGTTTGTCTTTAAAGACATCAACTTCGCAGAAATGCTGGACAGGTTTGCCAAATCGGACTGGCGATGGATTGCATTATCCTGCTTTTTGCTGCTTTGCGCACACGTAACGAGAGCCTGGCGCTGGGGCATGCTGATGGAGCCGCTGGGTCACAAACCCGGGCTTTTCAATAGTTCTATTTCCGTATTAACCGGTTATTTTGCCAATTACATTGTGCCCAGAATGGGCGAAGTGACGCGCTGCGGCACGCTATACAGGCTGGAACGCATTCCCGTCAACCTCAGCTTCGGGACCGTTGTTGCGGAACGTATATTCGACGTGCTGATCCTGCTCATCATGATCGGTTTGAATTTTATTCTGGAATTTGACCGGCTCAGTAAATTCTTCACTGATTTTTTTCAAAGTAAAGTTTCAGGCGGCGAGGGCGGCAGCACAGGGACTGGAATCCTGGCGGGGATTTTGGTTACGGGCATGGTTGTGGTGGTTGCCGCGGGCATTGCGGTTTATAAAAATGTCGCCTTAAGGGACCGTTTGCAGCAGAATGCATTGATCCAGAAGATCGTTACGTTCGCAAAAGGAATGCTTGATGGTTTTTTGAGCATCCGTAAATTGAAGAATCCGGGATTGTTTATTCTTAGCACGATCGGCATCTGGGTTTTCTATTACTTCGTGTCCTACGTGCTGTTTTTCTGCATTCCCGAAACTTCCAACCTCGGACCATTGGCTGGCTTGACATTGTTGGTTGTAGGCGCCATTGGTATGACCGCACCCACACAGGGCGGAATAGGAGCTTATCATTTGCTGGTTGGTAATGTGATGATTTTGTACGGATTATCTCAAAACGATGGCATTACATTGGCTACGTTTATTCATGGAGCGCAAATGATTTTTATGCTTATTATCGGCGCACTGGCATTCCTATACGTTTTAGTTCAAAACAAAAAATCGGTTTCCGAAAACAATCAGGTTGCGATTGAAAATTAA
- a CDS encoding asparagine synthase-related protein: protein MGYQDEVKADFVTNSAAPSANSYNDNIRSLSDSQVAIAAWFDESTKSFSLFRELFGKIPLFYIHIPDTFFAFSTSLTRLIALKDVQPHLAVDQSRIPAYISLNGHDYTSNASSTFFTKIKCVLPGHLLTVNSQNVSTRPHVQLNPGKWAHLTSTEYNEELARLFKGSVSYASKDCSILGSHLSGGLDSSSVSSALRYLYPDKAIHTFHIPSTSKEADEREYAEAVANHISSKQHFIDPANDNLASLQLATELYGQPENGFLSPATNHKTLKTAQSLGCDVLLNGFGGDSVIGDGSELVIQSFHQKDYELFQELLKKRVNYFSRQRLHPSWDEYDFDKKYHLVLQNALYRRFSASSGSVSKLLQLYREVSPHLNISLSYFFGRALKSLLLRTADMNTKRPGSIIRSDLRADPGSVEPNFPQSLRGDLPANFQELLNDVFHPQVIRTQEQDFVLSCHYGVSNRAPFMDKELFELNMAIPNILKFGDGIGRAHFRESMKGILIDKVRTRGNKATVSSSEGEKMALDLYRESQDYLDDSQEVWMYVDRAKFQEQVKIAQNSKIPFAQKTTTYALITRTISLSVWLNWLKSKGYNS, encoded by the coding sequence ATGGGTTACCAGGATGAAGTCAAGGCGGATTTTGTCACAAACTCAGCTGCACCTTCTGCAAACTCTTACAACGATAACATCCGCAGTCTTTCTGACTCTCAGGTTGCAATTGCAGCATGGTTTGATGAATCCACCAAAAGCTTTTCATTGTTTAGGGAGCTATTCGGAAAAATCCCCCTGTTCTACATTCACATCCCGGATACATTTTTTGCATTTTCAACCAGCCTTACGCGCTTAATTGCGTTAAAAGACGTTCAACCACATCTCGCGGTTGATCAAAGCAGAATCCCTGCTTACATCTCTTTAAACGGTCATGATTACACATCCAACGCATCTTCAACATTTTTTACCAAAATTAAATGTGTCCTGCCTGGTCACTTATTAACGGTGAACAGCCAAAATGTGAGCACGAGGCCACATGTACAGCTCAACCCCGGTAAATGGGCGCACCTTACGTCAACGGAGTATAACGAAGAACTGGCTCGACTGTTCAAGGGTTCGGTTTCCTATGCTTCGAAAGATTGCTCCATTTTAGGCTCTCACCTGAGTGGCGGACTGGATTCTTCGTCTGTTAGCTCGGCGCTGAGATATCTATATCCGGATAAGGCAATTCACACTTTTCACATTCCCTCAACGAGCAAAGAGGCTGACGAACGGGAGTATGCCGAGGCCGTTGCAAATCATATCAGTTCAAAGCAACATTTTATCGATCCGGCCAATGACAATTTAGCATCATTACAACTTGCTACTGAGCTATATGGCCAGCCAGAGAATGGATTTCTTTCGCCGGCAACGAATCACAAAACGCTTAAAACGGCGCAAAGCTTAGGCTGCGACGTTCTGCTTAATGGCTTTGGAGGGGATTCGGTCATTGGGGATGGATCAGAGTTGGTTATTCAGTCATTCCATCAAAAAGATTACGAACTATTCCAGGAGCTACTTAAAAAGAGAGTCAATTATTTTTCACGGCAGCGCCTGCATCCTTCCTGGGATGAATATGATTTTGATAAAAAGTATCATCTGGTTCTACAGAACGCCCTATACAGAAGGTTTTCTGCTTCGTCCGGCTCGGTTTCGAAACTGCTGCAATTATATCGGGAAGTGTCCCCTCATTTAAATATTTCATTAAGTTACTTCTTCGGCAGGGCGCTGAAAAGTTTGCTGCTTCGCACGGCTGACATGAATACAAAGCGCCCGGGCTCTATTATCCGAAGCGATCTCCGCGCTGATCCTGGTTCAGTGGAACCAAACTTTCCGCAATCCCTGCGAGGCGATCTTCCAGCGAATTTTCAGGAATTGCTGAATGATGTATTCCATCCACAAGTCATCAGGACGCAAGAACAAGACTTCGTTTTGAGTTGCCACTATGGCGTAAGTAACAGGGCGCCTTTCATGGACAAAGAGCTTTTTGAGCTCAATATGGCCATCCCCAATATTCTCAAATTCGGAGATGGCATCGGCCGTGCTCATTTCAGGGAATCAATGAAAGGAATCTTGATCGATAAGGTCAGGACCCGGGGCAATAAAGCCACTGTCAGTTCGAGTGAGGGAGAAAAAATGGCGCTGGACCTGTACCGCGAATCACAAGATTACCTTGATGATTCGCAGGAAGTATGGATGTATGTAGACAGAGCTAAGTTTCAGGAGCAAGTTAAAATTGCGCAAAACAGCAAAATCCCGTTCGCGCAAAAAACCACTACATACGCTCTCATTACGCGCACCATATCGCTGTCTGTCTGGCTGAATTGGCTAAAAAGCAAAGGATACAATAGCTAG
- a CDS encoding PorZ beta-propeller-like domain-containing protein, giving the protein MKRLVLFVLLCGALSRISWGQNVALGQWETHFNYLSAKHIVQVNDHIFCASHNGLFSIHTADKQVKIWSKSDGLTSTGIASLAFDEEQNLLLLAYRDGHVDLVYLNESAQAEQIKPWPVFSQNPDLPENKDIKRIIIRENLAYLCTSFGIVVLDTKNQQVDETYRYIGPNGMQVSVIDIAFASDSLYAITPQGMIGTSMSPAVNRQYFANWKVIATPAKIVAVASNASQLYIGCAGKGLYLKEKGNWKSVLSSGSQAYFISASESGLTVTLDDKVVLLDPKNGVSTFTSPLFKSPKESVHTNSEKIWVADSKNGLLHNVGQAFQSFTPLQADTTIVDKKDSVITDLNGLIWTRLPDYLGGGILVKNVQNQQRVLSTNVGNGSLPSSIINNLAMDLDGNIWFASDRGIGYFVSENILNAARVDAVLPIYGQRKLFANEKCTALAIEPGNRKWIGTRNGLYLFNADGTELVQKFTSADSPLPSDSIRALEFDSETGNLFIDTPNGMVSYRSNATTSAENFSNVKIFPNPVHPGYGGFVGVTGLKNESIVKITELSGRLIYETKSQGGTATWNLNDYTGKRARGGIYMILVVTPDGSETFAGKLAVID; this is encoded by the coding sequence ATGAAGCGGCTGGTTTTATTTGTGCTTCTTTGCGGCGCGCTGTCCCGGATTAGTTGGGGGCAAAATGTGGCGTTGGGCCAGTGGGAAACGCATTTCAACTATCTTTCCGCAAAGCACATTGTACAGGTTAATGATCATATTTTCTGCGCCTCGCATAATGGCCTTTTCAGCATTCATACTGCTGACAAACAAGTCAAAATCTGGTCAAAATCGGATGGCCTGACCAGCACCGGCATTGCAAGTTTGGCTTTCGACGAAGAGCAGAATCTTTTGCTTTTAGCTTATCGGGATGGCCATGTTGATCTGGTGTATCTGAATGAATCTGCTCAGGCAGAACAAATTAAACCCTGGCCTGTTTTTTCTCAAAATCCCGATTTACCAGAAAACAAGGACATTAAGCGCATCATTATCCGGGAAAATCTGGCTTATCTCTGCACCAGCTTTGGTATTGTGGTTTTGGACACCAAAAATCAACAAGTTGATGAAACTTACCGCTACATAGGCCCCAACGGAATGCAAGTTTCAGTCATTGACATTGCATTTGCTTCGGACTCGCTTTACGCCATAACACCGCAAGGAATGATCGGCACATCCATGTCGCCCGCTGTTAACCGCCAGTATTTTGCCAATTGGAAAGTCATTGCTACGCCGGCAAAAATAGTGGCCGTTGCGTCAAATGCTTCTCAGTTATATATAGGTTGTGCAGGGAAGGGTTTGTATTTAAAAGAAAAAGGGAACTGGAAGTCCGTCTTATCATCAGGCAGTCAGGCTTATTTTATATCTGCATCCGAAAGCGGACTTACTGTCACATTAGATGATAAGGTCGTTTTATTGGATCCAAAAAACGGCGTAAGCACTTTTACAAGCCCTTTATTTAAGTCACCTAAGGAGTCTGTCCATACAAATAGTGAGAAAATCTGGGTGGCCGATTCGAAAAACGGCCTGCTCCACAACGTAGGTCAAGCATTTCAATCTTTCACACCATTGCAGGCTGACACCACCATTGTAGATAAGAAAGACTCTGTCATTACGGATCTGAACGGTTTGATCTGGACACGGCTTCCTGATTATCTGGGAGGAGGAATTTTGGTAAAAAATGTGCAAAACCAGCAACGCGTACTTTCTACGAACGTTGGCAATGGGAGCCTGCCCTCTTCCATCATTAATAATCTGGCCATGGATTTGGATGGAAACATTTGGTTTGCGAGCGACAGGGGGATCGGGTATTTTGTATCAGAAAATATCCTGAATGCAGCCAGGGTTGATGCGGTTTTGCCAATATACGGTCAGAGGAAGCTTTTTGCCAACGAGAAATGTACAGCCCTTGCCATTGAGCCGGGTAACCGAAAGTGGATCGGAACGCGGAATGGCCTTTATCTTTTTAATGCCGATGGCACGGAGCTTGTCCAAAAATTCACATCAGCAGACAGTCCTTTGCCATCAGATTCAATCCGTGCTTTGGAATTTGATTCAGAAACGGGCAATTTGTTTATTGATACCCCGAATGGAATGGTGTCTTACCGCAGCAATGCGACAACCTCAGCTGAAAATTTTTCGAATGTTAAAATTTTCCCAAATCCGGTTCATCCTGGTTATGGCGGGTTTGTTGGAGTAACAGGTTTGAAAAATGAATCCATTGTAAAAATCACCGAACTTTCCGGCCGCCTGATCTATGAAACAAAATCACAAGGTGGCACTGCGACCTGGAATTTGAATGATTATACGGGCAAGCGTGCCAGAGGAGGGATTTATATGATCCTGGTAGTAACGCCAGATGGCAGTGAAACATTTGCCGGAAAATTGGCAGTAATTGATTAA
- a CDS encoding FG-GAP and VCBS repeat-containing protein produces MKRKFLLFALTLVAAKTVAQTATFVGEVIDDKISIGYGVTSGDVDGDGKPDILLADKKEIVWYKNPGKKAEKWTRYVIARDLTEQDNVCIAARDIDGDGKVEVAVGAQWNPSETKNLKQSGAVYYLSAPSDRTQLWEPVRLHHEVTIHRMQWLKKADGTFQLAVLPLHGEGNSGGEGAGVKLIAFDVPQNKTGIWGFDLVETGMHMTHNMHPMEVPGRMLGLAVAGKEGVQVFLDGAEGLAPSGTWMVPQTGVGEVRTGSLGKNQLFTATIEPMHGNTLVVYSKDNRTVLTDKIKEGHALVCADFFGQGRDQVVMGWRNPNVTGETGVRIFVGSDPEGKKWQEYALDDKIKIACEDITAADLDGDGDLDILASGRSTHNVVVYWNQKKK; encoded by the coding sequence ATGAAGAGAAAATTTTTACTTTTTGCCCTCACATTGGTTGCAGCGAAAACGGTTGCTCAGACAGCGACTTTTGTAGGGGAGGTTATTGATGATAAGATCAGTATAGGTTATGGCGTCACGTCCGGCGACGTGGACGGAGACGGCAAGCCGGATATTTTACTGGCAGATAAAAAGGAAATTGTTTGGTATAAAAATCCAGGTAAAAAGGCTGAAAAATGGACGCGTTATGTCATTGCGAGAGACCTGACCGAGCAGGATAATGTATGCATTGCTGCGAGGGACATTGATGGCGATGGAAAAGTAGAAGTGGCCGTTGGTGCGCAGTGGAACCCTTCGGAAACAAAGAATTTGAAACAATCGGGAGCGGTTTACTATTTATCTGCCCCCAGTGACAGGACGCAGCTTTGGGAGCCAGTCCGCCTGCATCACGAAGTGACCATTCACCGCATGCAATGGTTGAAGAAAGCCGACGGCACATTCCAGCTTGCCGTGCTTCCCTTACACGGTGAAGGAAATTCGGGTGGCGAAGGCGCTGGCGTAAAACTTATTGCATTTGATGTTCCTCAAAATAAAACAGGAATCTGGGGATTTGATCTGGTAGAAACCGGCATGCACATGACGCATAATATGCACCCTATGGAAGTGCCCGGCAGAATGCTAGGCTTAGCTGTTGCTGGTAAAGAAGGTGTGCAAGTTTTTCTGGACGGAGCCGAAGGTTTGGCGCCATCAGGCACCTGGATGGTTCCGCAAACGGGAGTAGGAGAGGTTAGAACAGGAAGTCTGGGCAAAAACCAGCTTTTCACCGCCACCATCGAGCCCATGCATGGCAACACATTAGTCGTTTATTCCAAAGACAACAGAACAGTTTTAACAGACAAAATCAAAGAAGGCCACGCATTAGTCTGCGCCGATTTCTTCGGCCAGGGCCGCGACCAGGTCGTAATGGGCTGGCGCAACCCGAATGTTACCGGTGAAACAGGCGTAAGAATTTTCGTAGGATCAGATCCCGAAGGAAAAAAGTGGCAGGAATATGCGCTCGATGATAAAATCAAAATCGCTTGTGAAGACATTACGGCTGCGGATCTGGATGGCGATGGGGATCTGGATATCCTGGCATCGGGAAGATCGACGCATAATGTTGTTGTGTATTGGAATCAGAAGAAGAAATGA
- a CDS encoding uridine kinase family protein, with protein sequence MTTPEFAPYIVGITGGSASGKTFFMKSLIDSFEKEEITRISQDNYYRPIHEIPRDENGVENFDLPETIDHHLFAEHIAVLRAGREVHQKEYTFNNPLIKPEILVFEPRPIIIVEGIFVFYFPEIARLIDLKIFVDAKEHVKIKRRIIRDNNERGYDLDDVLYRWEHHVAPTYDKFILPLRSEADMIINNNTRFDTGLEVLKGFLKGKLAERKNNL encoded by the coding sequence ATGACAACCCCAGAATTTGCACCCTATATTGTAGGCATCACCGGCGGAAGTGCTTCGGGAAAGACATTCTTCATGAAAAGCCTGATCGATTCGTTTGAGAAAGAAGAGATTACCCGCATTTCCCAGGACAATTATTACCGCCCCATTCACGAGATCCCCCGGGACGAAAACGGCGTCGAAAACTTTGATTTGCCCGAAACCATTGACCACCATTTATTTGCCGAACACATTGCCGTGCTGCGGGCAGGGCGGGAAGTGCATCAGAAAGAGTACACATTCAACAATCCATTGATCAAACCCGAAATTTTGGTCTTCGAACCACGGCCAATCATCATTGTAGAAGGTATTTTTGTCTTCTACTTCCCGGAAATAGCCAGATTGATCGATTTAAAAATTTTTGTAGATGCAAAGGAGCACGTTAAAATAAAACGCAGAATTATTCGTGATAATAACGAGCGCGGTTACGACCTGGACGATGTGCTCTACCGCTGGGAACATCACGTAGCGCCAACTTATGATAAATTTATATTGCCCCTGCGCTCCGAGGCGGATATGATCATCAACAACAACACCCGCTTCGACACCGGCCTGGAAGTGTTAAAAGGTTTTTTAAAAGGAAAGCTGGCAGAGAGGAAAAATAATCTCTAA
- a CDS encoding zinc metallopeptidase, whose amino-acid sequence MAGAYVIGILVMLISLYVQWRLKSKFEEYSQVGLSNGMSGKEIAETMLRESGIYDVRVLSVEGRLTDHYNPQDKTVNLSPDVYHGRSVSAAAVASHECGHAVQHATAYKWLQFRSQMVPFLSIASSYMQWIILGGIVLLNTTPIPLAIGVALFAATTIFSFITLPVEYDASNRALAWIKNNRIVNEREYVMSADALKWAARTYLVAAIGSLATLLYYVSLLMGRRD is encoded by the coding sequence ATGGCTGGTGCATATGTAATTGGTATTTTGGTGATGCTTATTAGCCTTTATGTGCAATGGCGTCTCAAAAGTAAATTTGAAGAATACTCGCAAGTAGGGCTGAGTAATGGAATGAGCGGAAAAGAAATCGCTGAAACCATGCTGCGCGAAAGCGGAATATATGATGTTCGGGTGTTGTCAGTCGAAGGACGCCTAACCGACCATTATAATCCTCAGGATAAAACCGTTAACCTGAGCCCTGACGTTTATCACGGAAGAAGTGTCTCCGCTGCCGCTGTCGCTTCCCACGAATGCGGGCACGCAGTGCAGCACGCAACTGCTTATAAATGGTTACAGTTCAGGTCTCAAATGGTGCCGTTTTTGAGCATTGCCTCGTCTTACATGCAATGGATCATCCTGGGCGGAATCGTTTTGTTAAACACAACGCCGATTCCATTGGCAATCGGCGTAGCATTATTTGCCGCAACAACAATATTCAGTTTTATCACATTGCCTGTTGAATACGACGCAAGTAACAGAGCACTTGCCTGGATTAAGAACAACAGGATTGTGAATGAGAGAGAATATGTTATGTCTGCCGATGCATTGAAATGGGCTGCCAGGACTTATCTGGTTGCTGCAATTGGTTCATTAGCAACATTGCTTTATTATGTAAGCTTGTTAATGGGAAGACGGGACTAA
- the rfaE2 gene encoding D-glycero-beta-D-manno-heptose 1-phosphate adenylyltransferase, with the protein MNLTESKILRLEEAIPTIEDWQRAGQKVVFTNGCFDIVHLGHIDYLEKARALGDRLVLGLNTDASVSRLKGSLRPVVNEYARARLMAALSFIDAVILFDEPTPSQLIEAVKPDILVKGDDYTVETIAGADFVLGKGGEVKTIALVKGYSTTALIEKIKQGYN; encoded by the coding sequence ATGAACCTCACCGAAAGCAAGATTTTAAGACTCGAAGAAGCCATTCCAACCATTGAAGACTGGCAACGCGCCGGACAAAAGGTTGTTTTTACAAATGGCTGCTTCGACATTGTTCACTTAGGACATATAGACTATCTCGAAAAAGCGCGTGCATTGGGCGACAGGCTTGTTTTAGGCCTGAACACTGATGCCTCCGTAAGCCGCCTCAAAGGATCATTAAGACCCGTCGTCAATGAGTATGCAAGAGCAAGATTAATGGCAGCGCTTTCCTTCATTGATGCTGTCATTTTGTTCGACGAACCGACGCCTAGTCAGTTGATTGAAGCTGTAAAACCTGACATTTTGGTCAAAGGAGACGATTATACCGTTGAAACTATTGCTGGCGCGGATTTTGTTTTGGGTAAAGGAGGTGAGGTAAAAACGATCGCTCTTGTAAAGGGTTACTCGACTACCGCACTGATTGAGAAAATAAAACAAGGATATAACTAA
- a CDS encoding lasso RiPP family leader peptide-containing protein → MKTVNMHSTQTKKNYAKPSLNKLGSVSKLTKGKLGSGFDGSGQPAFRDDLGES, encoded by the coding sequence ATGAAAACAGTTAATATGCACTCTACACAGACGAAAAAAAATTATGCTAAGCCTAGCCTTAACAAGCTTGGAAGTGTAAGTAAACTGACGAAGGGTAAGTTGGGAAGCGGATTCGACGGATCAGGACAACCAGCCTTCCGCGATGATTTGGGAGAGAGCTAG